The window GATCCGTCCCCGCGCGACGGGTCCGATGGGTCTTTATAGAGAAGCCCAATCGTGATCTGCACCGTCCAGTCCGCTGAACGGCGATGGATTTTCAGCCGTCCGATGAGAAACGTAAGTCACTAGCCTACGgttaaaattgttttttttaccATTCGAGTCGTGTCCCAAATTTTTTGACCAAAAGATAAGGATTGGAGTGACCTAGCCACCTAGGTCACCTGAAAATCagatttttgtgatttttttttcacactgaaaataaataaataaatctattTTTTATGGGTTTTTCTTCTGAtcgaaattttaattatttataactGTTCATATTTTCATTCTTCTATAGTCATAGAGATCTGTCTTTTCCATCACTTCGAcatgcataaaaaaaatatggtgACGTTTCATTTTTTACAGCATTTCTTAAAGGCGACGTTATATTTAGAAAGTAATTCTCAATAAAGTTTGTAAATTATGCGTGTTATATATGCCTTATATGAATAGATATCCCTaataaacaacaaaaaaaactttctaATGACTTTATAAATTACTTTCATATTGAAAAGgctcattaaaaaatataataagtttCTTTATTAGATCGCGCTTTACTAGTTCTTCTCTCGTAGTTTACGCCTGCATATACTTAATGCAGAAGGTTAATGCTTATCGTATTTATACAGTCATGTTTGCCATAGTTTATGTACAAATTTTTCTaacaattttctaattttgtgTGATGGCATTAGTAATTGGATATAAAGGGCTTTTGATATTGTCTTATTTTTGAAAGGGTtaatcacccaaaaaaaatctaaattcaaAAGTTACCAATATAATTagtatttaaatatatatatacacaaattCTATGTCTCCTATAATTATATAGAGTACTaaattcctttcttttttttgcggaaactatattattatcttttttttcgatataCAGAAGCCCGACATGTCCTAATTAATCGATTTAAATTGGATCGACTCACTAAATGGTTAAACTCTCCAAATTAAAGATgtcttcattcacaagattcgaactcgatattttttttttccgatgaaACAATCCTGATAgcttatttaaggaaaatagaaaaaaaaagtggaaaagaaatgagggaaaatagaattaaaaaaaaaatagaagagcAGAGTAACGGTAAGTATAAAAGGGGGGCAGCAAGGAAAGAGATAAGCCGCGAAGAGCAGAGGAGACAGTTGGGTGGTGAGTAACAGAGGCCGATGATGTTCGCGTCCACAGCTTCTCCTACACCTCACctccttccctctctctcctcacCGCTCGCCCCCCACCACCGCCATCTCTCTACCCTCAGCTCCCCTTTCACTTCGGTCCCCATTTCCCCGGCCCACGGAAGGAGAATCCTCCCGTCGAGCGTACGGGCAACGCCGGGTCGTGTCACTCCCTTAAGGGTCTCCGCGAGCTCGCAGGCTGCAGCTGCCGAGGCTTCTGCCGTGTCTTCCGTTCCGGCTGAGATGAAGGCGTGGGTCTACGGAGAGTACGGCGGCGTCGACGTGCTGAAGTTTGATCCGAAGGTCCCCGTACCAGAGGTGAAGGAGGACCAGGTCCTGATCAAAGTCGTTGCAGCCGCGCTTAATCCAGTTGATGCCAAGAGGCGGCAGGGCAAGTTCAAGGCGACTGACTCTCCACTCCCGGTAATCTCTCTCGTCGATGCGTTGGATAGGATTGGTTGGCTTCCGAGTGTTTGCTTTCCATTTCCAGTTCCTTTGTGCTGAGGAGGAATGTGATCCGAATGAGACTTCTTTGGATTGAGATTCGAAGCAAAAACTGCATTGTAGAGTAAACGAATGCTTAAGTTGAGAGAGAGTTGTGAGATTTTGAGGAGCCGGAGCGGGTTAACCTTGTTAGATATGGCGTGTGGTTTATTTATTCACAGGAGTGGGATTGAGAGGACTGGTAGAGCTGATTGTTTCATGTCGTCTGTAGTTCGGTAACTGTGTTTGAAACTTCGGAAGAGTTAGATGAAGGTTTGGCTTATGATATATTACTCCGCTTGATGCGTGGGGTAGAATGACGAAACGATTACTGTGGATGGAGATAAGCATCCGTGGAGACTTTGGCTAGGCATATCATTATTGCATATAAATGTTAATTTCCGTAAAATTGAATTGTGATAACATGTTGTTATGGGGTGAGCAGCGATAGCTATGTGCATTGATGTGAATATTAGAGAAAGAAGGATCGAGAAGAAGTTGCTAAGTTATTTCATATTATACTATTATCGGCTTATTTCTACATCCATTTGGAAGTGCTGTTCTCAGTATTGCGGTGTGTGTTCGCTACTGTCAATACTGTTACATGGTATCTGCAAAACTGGTACATTCCTTATTCAGTGGATTCGGATATCGCGTTGAGAAAGAACATCTTGTGCATATTGATTCTTCGCACTAGTTACATTCTGAGGTTTAACTCTCCGTCCAAACCCTTTCCAGTTTATCATATTCCAGATCATTCTTTGTGCAGACTGTTCCAGGCTACGATGTCGCTGGAGTTGTGGTCAAGGTCGGGAGTCAAGTAAAGGAGCTGAAGGAGGGGGACGAAGTTTATGGGGACATCAATGAGAAGGCCTTGGAAGGGCCCAAGCAGTTCGGCTCTTTAGCTGAGTACACCGCTGTGGAAGAGAAGCTGATTGCTCTGAAGCCAAAGAACATCGATTTTGTTCAGGCTGCTGGACTTCCTCTTGCGATTGAGACTGCTTATGAGGGCCTCGAGAGGACAGGGTTCTCTGCTGGTAAATCGATTCTCATCTTAAATGGCTCTGGTGGAGTAGGAAGTCTGGTCATTCAGGTATATACCCTGAAGTCGTACTCGTTAAAGCTCTTACGGGCAGTAACTGAAGCCCTGATGCTCTTTCTTCTGTTATAAGAAACGAAATTTGTATATTTGTCAGTCCTAGCTTTAGTTGTCATATCTCTGGATGCTTTTAGTGTTGCTAATTGAGCAATGCTGAGGTTTTTATCGAGTATCTGATACCTTTGTTATCTGAGACAGCTCGCGAAGCATGTCTTTGGGGCATCAAGAGTGGCTGCAACTTCTGGCCCCCGGAATTTGGAACTTTTGAAGAGCTTGGGTGCCGATTTGGCTATTGATTACACCAAAGAGAACTTCGAAGATCTGCCGGAGAAATTTGATGTCGTGTATGATGCGATTGGTAAGTTTTGATTGCCATCACTTAATCCTTGCTTGAACAAGAACCCGCACAGTTACTTTGAGTGCTCTCACAGTTGATTTTTGTGATTTGATTCCAATTAGAACCTGAAGATCCAT of the Punica granatum isolate Tunisia-2019 chromosome 6, ASM765513v2, whole genome shotgun sequence genome contains:
- the LOC116211253 gene encoding 2-methylene-furan-3-one reductase-like, yielding MMFASTASPTPHLLPSLSSPLAPHHRHLSTLSSPFTSVPISPAHGRRILPSSVRATPGRVTPLRVSASSQAAAAEASAVSSVPAEMKAWVYGEYGGVDVLKFDPKVPVPEVKEDQVLIKVVAAALNPVDAKRRQGKFKATDSPLPTVPGYDVAGVVVKVGSQVKELKEGDEVYGDINEKALEGPKQFGSLAEYTAVEEKLIALKPKNIDFVQAAGLPLAIETAYEGLERTGFSAGKSILILNGSGGVGSLVIQLAKHVFGASRVAATSGPRNLELLKSLGADLAIDYTKENFEDLPEKFDVVYDAIGQCDRAVKAVKEGGSVVALTGAVVPPGFRFVVTSNGEVLKKLNPYLESGKVKPVVDPKGPFSFAQVAEAFAYIETNRATGKVVIHPIP